ctttcgaaATTTCACTTCTTCGCTTTCAAAGCTATTCTTCATCTACCTCGCGAAATCTGACTTTGCGAAGCAATTCGCTTCAATTTGTATGTTAAAGTAACAATACTCCTCCGGCACAAAAAGAGCAAGCGATGGCATGGGGTTAATCTCTTTTTCCTAAAAATCCTGAAATGCATAAATCCGCTGATTACCTGATGAAATACCTCACTGAGCAGTGAAACAAATCCTTACATCTTTTAAAAGAAAGTAATATTATTGCTTAAGAGTATGacactcaaaataatttctgGCGTGCTTCCGTGATTTTGTCTCCGACTTCCTCATTTTCATTATTCATTAATGATTCTGAAACCTTTTATCCACTAAACTGCCTTGCTGACAACATTACGCTTAGGTTTTCATAAGTACTTTATATTCTGATCTCGAATCATTTTCTAAATGCTCCAAAAAACCGCAAACTTGCAACGATACTCATGAAATGTGcttagagaaaaaaatcattaagaAAACGATATCTGCCATATGACCAAACTATAAAAgcttgtttttctaaaaaaccgccctaacgattttgattaaaaaaactaacTGTTTAATTTGGCGATTAAGGTCCtacttttaatttaacaaataattttttggaccgttattaacgataATTTTCAtagaaccattttcttgatttctgactttctcctaAATGATTTAACTGAAttcatggaaattttttttcagaagcgTTTCAGTGGCTGtaattcatattattttttttttaattaaaaaaaatattttttgatttttttcaaaatatgaaggtacatataaatatttttttttttcgaaaaatccattttttgaaaacggtcacatgaaatttttttcttccaaagcTTGGTACATAATGATTTTTGcgtaattttcaaaatctgttTTATAATCAGTGTTATTTTCTCATCTTTGTTGTTCCGTGTTCCCCATAAAGCAGGTAGTTGCTTTATTGCTTTAATATCTATAATAAGAAATTTTCCAATTTCCCTCACTTTATAtggttaagatttttttaataactagaTTTTTATAATTACAATTATTCTCTTTCAAAAAATAGCAAAGAACTTATGGCTCCATTGGCAACTCTAGCCAATCGTTATGACACTCAAAGTTCACTCCGTATCCACATTGAACATTCAATAATTTCTGCAATCAAGTCAATGGGTCCAGAAGCTGTACTCAAAACTGTTCCCCTAACTAATGCCAAGGGTGAAGTCTTGCTCGAAAAATCATGGCTTCTACCACTTCTCCGTGAAGGTGCAACAGGAGCTacatttaaattcttcaaagaCGTCATCCTTCCATTAGCTTTGGATTGCAACAACAAATGGAATCAATATACTCAGGAGAAAAATGTTTCCCTATCGCATACTTATGAGCTGTTGTGTTGTCAGCTTTGGGGTCTGCTTCCAGGATTCTGTCGTAGTCCAAAGGATCCAGAGAATTTCCGTCTAGTTGCTCCAACACTTGGTAATGCTTTGGATAATAATCCAGAATTTCGAGCACCAATATTTGATGGTTTAAGTGAATTAATTGCTTGTGAGGATGCCACAATTCGTGAGGTGTTGGGAAAATATTCAAAGAATTTTCTACCTCGTTTGTTCAATGTTTATACACAAAAGGCAAATGGAACATATGAACAAGATTTACGCAAAAAAGCTTTAGAAGTTATTAAGGTTTGTTTATTAATTgctttttcatggttttttgtttttaatatttttacttttctccAAAAGGCTTATGTGACAATAACTCCAGAATCAGTTTCGAAGGAActatttgaaaatgcaaaatctCAATTGACTTCTACAGCAACGGGAACATTTGAAAATGATTCAATATTTGATATTAATTGTGCTTTGGTTTTGTATCAATCAGAAGATGTCATCAAGACATTCTTCGAGACGTTTATTGTTCCAGTTTTGAAAAaggaaaaatccaaaattgttgCCAAAGATGAACAAAAACTAAAGAAGCAACAAAGAAAAACCTATGAGTATGATTTCGTTAGCTTTAtaaagttttcttttaatttaagtttatttttttaaagacttctCCGGGACATTCTCACTTCAGACATATCACAATGTAAGAAGTTCAGCAAGAAGAATGTTGTTGCATTACAGAAACTCTTGTTGGAAGCCTTTGCAACCAGTTGTTCAGTTTGTCAAGCTGCACGTTTGAAGTTAGTACTTAAACAAATCTCTCTAAAGACTTTTATAACCtttttctatttgtttcttATTAGATGCCTTAAAATTCTCATTGAAAATCGTAAAACTCTCACCGTCAATGATAAGATTGTTATAAAAACAATTCCCGAAGCAATTGTAAGCTATAGAGAATTCTCTACGAGAAAAGAAAACATCtctgaagaaattattaaattggTTGGCAATTTATATCAAGAAGCTGATAAACTCAAtgattttattgatattttaatgGCTGGCTTTGCGGGTGATGAAACAATTGTGACGAATACTATTTTAGCATTCCGTTCGGTTGTACAGAATCTTGGTAAACATTTGACCATTAATACATTGGAATTCATAATGGATCAAGTTTTGGTGTTTTTGGTGCAAAAAAGTCGACCACAAGCTGAAGCAGCTGTTGCTTTTCTAATAACATTGATAAAGGTTATGCCAACGCCATTGATTGCTAATCATTTGGAAAATATTGTAagtattttgttgtattttaatgttttatatttGATATTTATATGACTAGGTAGGGCAAAACTTTCATCTTAGGAAGATGGGAAAACAACTTCTTCATATTAGTAATCCACCTATGGAATTTGTGGGTTAAGCTCAGAAATTAACGACAGCCCTTCCGGTTTtatattgttccatttctagtTCCATTTTGCAATTTCTTGTACAAGTTCCAGGAGTTTTTTAGGCCTCCATTTCTTCTTGGTTCGTATCGGAACGTTACCCTGTGCTATATCTGCTATAGAATAAAGtttacaaaatttcatgacAGCTCATTTCCGTGCTGAAAccctgttaatttttttaaataaagccttaactacattggccacttttttcaaaaaaaaaaaaaaattctcacagGCGTACCTAATTTGTAATACAATaccatttgtttttataatactaATTCATCATTTTTACTTTCGAGTTTAGGAtttggaaacaaaataaaaatagagaATCCAAAAACAGTGGGTCTctcaattctgtctgtctctatctcgaGCTACAGCGTAAACCAAGAAACAatttgcttcaaacttggtagatAAATGTTTTGgtgaaattaaaactttttttaggaccaaaattaacaGTACTTGACATatgaccaaaatgaaaaaaatgtttttttttctcaaaaaccgctctaacgattttattaaaaaaaaaatgtaatgtggCAAATAAAGTCGTACTTttagaatggaaaaaaaaatattatttggatcgttattaacggtacttgccatagaaccgttttctttatGTCTGACTTTCTAAtgttaaaatcaagaaatattttcaaaaaaataatgcttAAAGAACTCAATGCTGCCTTTTCGTTAAAACGTAATTTGTGGTCAATGAGTGGCACTTGCATCTAGGATGCTGAGCAACTCACAATTCCTGTGTGTGTATCACCAACCATTGCTTGTGGAACGATCACATGTTGAATGTTGCCAGAACTGCATCAAAGTGTCTACGTTTTCGTCGACGATGCTAGAAATTCTTTAGCCCTTCTGATCTGGCCACTATATATGAAACATAATTCGTCCCATATTTGAGCAGGTGCTCCTTCAACTTACTTGAGCCTTTTGGAtggtatacaaaaaaatgcatttaaaatgaTCGTGGAATCTATTTCTTCTTGCCTCTCCTTATGTTATagatatttatataaactgtgcTGCATTCCTCACTATATTTCAATCGTATAACTCGCGCCTAATTGAGTTTTGTAGCTATTCTATTAACGATCGGTGTAGAcggttttttgttgttaagcttTCTGGAGATGGGGTATTTTCTTGTCCTGCATCCCTCTTATTAGCATTTATAAGCCGTTGCTCTTAAAGCATTTTCTGTAATACCTGTTTTTGGTTTGCtttcctttttttgatttttaagttcACGAAATATGTGTGTAACCCACAAAACAAATCTGGTTTAATTTCTTATCTTAATACAATAACTTGTTCTAGATGAGAGCCCTATCTGCAATGGTTAGCGACACCAAAAGATATTGCCGCATTCAAATTGGttatttgcttaaaaaactCTGCAAAAGATTCACAGCTGATGAACTTATTAAATGTGTTCCTGGCGATGATGAACTTACTCACAGACGATTAAAGAAAATCCGAAAACAAATGCGACGTGAGCTTCGTCAAAAACACGAAGAAGATACGAAAGGTGATAAtgatgattctgatgaagaaTTTATTCCAGGACTTGAAAAGAAGAGTGTTACGTAAGTTTTaagtctaattttttttgtggccTATGCTAACAATTTTCATCTCTTACAGAATTGATGATATTCTTGAAGATTCCGATTCAGATCTGCCAGAAGAAATGAATAGTGATGATGAAATGGATAATGGAAAATCGaaaaagaaatcgaaaaaacaacaagaaactTATATTCGTGAAGATCCTGAAGATATTGTTGATTTAGCTGATATTAAATCAATTGGAAATGTTTTAAGTAAGTTTAAAATGTAACAGCTTTTAGTCTCAAAATactatttgaatttttgttttagcaaACAAGCCAAGTACATCTGCGGCAGCTGCAACTTCTACCAAGAAAAAGCAAACAGAAAAGAATCGAGGCTTTAAAACAGCCGACGATGGAAGACTGATTATAAGTGATAAATTTGTTGGCAGTGATTCTGGAGATGGTAGCAGCGATagtgatgacgatgatgatgaagatggtcctaaaaaaacaacaaaacgagGAATGGAAGATGATAGTAGTGATGGTATGTTGCAGAAGAAACTGTTTTAAATTGAGATCTGttgattgttttttatattttagagGAAGAAACCCAAGCAGCTGCACCAAGTCGCAAACGTAAAGCTGTTGACTCAATGAGTATGAAATCAGGACGCACCGGAACCTCACGTTATACAGCTGGTGGCAAAGGTATTCACAGGCCGGTAGCTGCATCAGTTAAATCTGGTCATACAGGCTATTCTGTACAGACAACAGCCTCAATGTATTCAACGAAGAAAGCTCAAGGTGATatgaagaaaaaaggaaaattagATCCTTATGCATATATTCCACTTAGCAGGAATGTTTTGAATAAAAGGTAAGAACTAATTGGAGACAATTATAATCCTCttactcaattttatttaatttttttttaacagaaaacgTGCCAAACATGCTGGAACCTTTAGTGGAATTGTAAAAGGTGCTCGCAAAGGAGCATCAAAAGGTGTTAAAAGCAGaatacaaaagaaatataaaaagtaaacaaaaaacatgaaatatctgtaaaaacaaaataataacattatgtaagcaattttttctttttaaaacgcaaaatgaattttatttatttaaaataaatattgtttgtatagaaaaatactttttttttacattttttatttcattgtgtTTTGACTATTAAAGCACCTAAAATATCAATAATCTTTTAGATTCTTGTCAGATTTTACTGTTTCCATTTTCATTCTTAAAGAATTGTTCTACAAAACATTTACTATGCCATTTTCCATTAGGATCATCACTTTCCATTGTCTCTtcgtaaaaatgcattttatctgCAGAGTCAATAATAATGACACTGTGCGTTCTGCTGCCATAGCCAGCATCGGGTATTTTAACATTGATTGCACTTAAATAATTTCCCCAATTTGGAGCACGACCAGCTAGCTCAGCATCGGGCCAGTGTTTTGTTTCGTTCTTTAACAAATCAAAGCATTTGCTGACTAGATCATTTTGtgatgttttattttccttattTGATTTAAGATATTCTTGTAGAATTTCCTCAAATTGTTTTCGTCCGGCAATGACTTTTTGAAATGGTGAATCACCTGGACTATTACCAAAACCATAACATTCTGATTCTTTGTATGTTTTCAAGTCTTTTGGTGCATTGCTGGATAACATAATTGAAGATGAAGTTTTACTGAAAGATACAAGAGTTAAAAAGTGaccatttataaaattaaaaaaaaaaaaactcactttatttcaattgaaacaaaattaaatgcatTGTATTTTTCTGCATCAGCTAATATTTGTCGATTATATTCCTGAGTGGATAAATCGCCCGAAACGAAATCAGAAACAATCATTCCGCGGCCTAATAAGAGATTAGTGGTTGGTGGTGCTTTTGAAATGTTATCATAAGTGGAACATGGTTAAATGAGTGCACAGCAATGGCGTGAGTGGTGGGGGTTACAAAGGAATCCTTAATTATAGCTTTTTTTGTGttcgaatttaatttcaatgagCAAAATACATTCGACTCTCTTGTAGCCACAATAGTTATAGGAAGTAATAAttggttttgaataaaaagtctTAGGAATCTTATCATAAAGTCAAAATACAATAACACACAATCATAGTAATTGAGGATGGTTGAAATTGGGTAGTCGGATAATGATCTCCAAACATCATAAAATGCAAAACTAACCGAATCTAGAGAAGTATCGGAGCATAAGAGTTctccgattttgaaaaaaacaaaagaacgcCCCGAAGCATAGAGAGTTTTCCGCTCAGACGAAAAGAGCATAATGAGCATTTAAATTAGCGGTTGAACTTTATAAATTTTGTCACTCTCCGACTTGGTTTATGGCAACATTTTTTGGTTGTCAATGGAAGGTTTGCATGTAGAGGCCTTTAAGATGTATGTATGTTTCGGATTTGCAACAATGctccgattaaaaaaaaaaatatatatgatatTTTATACAGTGGAATGGGCTATGTTGCAAGTCTGCAACGTCCATATTATTTTAGACTTGGAAACTAACTTTCTTACTAGACCATTCTAATGCATTCTGTAACTAATCATAATAATCATCATGATGACAGGTTTTTATTGAAGGCCTACTCTAAATAAAGATGGCACTAAATAGCGTGTTTCCGTGAGATTTCGAAGTTCAGTCAGTAAGAGCAGAATTCATAGTCGTTGATCAAGttgagatttttctcaacttaagCATTCCCTCAAGTAATGTCATTATTCGCAGCAAGACTAGAGCGTAAAGTGAAGTCTCGACTTGAGGAAAAAATGTTCTCAATCCAGCTGTCATCTgaaaatctttttctttttaattattcttcattaatttgattttgtttttgttgagatAGCATTTAGCATTAAGGAAATAAATGAAGAggggattattaaaaaaatcaaggggcacggtagtgcccagccaagttctctagcaactttggcactacacccttatttacaggaaacaactccgGCCATTTttgacccccctctaacttccacaccaaagatgctagaaatttcaaactcgctacatttgagctggtcaaaaccaaacacctcgcaaaatttcagcctcctgagatatagggctttaaaaatcgcaaaaaccgtaactgactcactgacagatcatcaaaattatggagaacttcccgatatcgtagaaacttgaaattttacacggtgataggacttgtggtgtatacaaaggaaaaaatcgaaaacttgagattttcaattaagggggcgtggcatccgcccatttccgctgaattttcataaaatattatagagcacttctgattatcgtagaaccttaaaatttggtagaatgtcgatagataaatgtcgatagataaatgtggatagataaatgtggatagataaatgtcgatagataaatgtggatggataaatgtcgatagataaatgtggttagataaatgtcgatagataaatgtcgatagataaatgtcgatagataaatgtcgacagataaatgtcgatagataaatgtggatagataaatgtggatagataaatgtggatagataaatgtcgatagataaatgtggatagataaatgtcgatagataaatgtcgatagataaatgtcgatagataaatgtctctagacaaatgtctcaagacaaatgtctctagacaaatgtctcaagacaaatgtctctagataaatgtcgatagataaatgtggatcgataaatgtcgatagataaatgtggatggataaatatggatagataaatgtggatagataaaagtggatagataaatgtcgacagataaatgtcgatagataaatgtggatagataaatgtcgatagataaatgtcgatagataaatgtggaatgtcgatagataaatgtggatagataaatgtggatagataaatgtggatagataaaagtggatagataaatgtcgacagataaatgtcgatagataaatgtggatagataaatgtcgatagataaatgtcgatagataaatgccgATAGATAaacgtggatagataaatgtcgatagataaatgtggatagataaaagtggatagataaatttctacagataaatgtctatagataaatgtggatagataaatgtcgatagataaatgtcgatagataaatgccgATAGATAaacgtggatagataaatgtcgatagataaatgtcgatagataaatgtcgatagataaatgtcgatagataaatgtctctagacaaatgtctcaagacaaatgtctcaagacaaatgtctctagataaatgtcgatagataaatgtggatcgataaatgtcgatagataaatgtggatggataaatatggatagataaatgtggatagataaaagtggatagataaatgtcgacagataaatgtcgatagataaatgtggatagataaatgtggatagataaatgtcgacagataaatgtcgatagataaatgtctatagataaatgtctctagataaatgtcgatagataaatgtcgacagataaatgtcgatagataaatgtggatagataaatgtggatagataaatgtggatagataaatgtggatagataaatgtggatagataaatgtcgatagacaaatgtctctagacaaatgtctctagataaatgtctctagataaatgtggatagataaatgtcgataaatgtggatagataaatgtggatagataaatgtggatagataaatgtcgatagataaatgtggatagataaatgtggatagataaatgtcgatagataaatgtgatagataaatgtggatagataaatgtggatagataaatgtggatagataaatgtggatagataaatgtggatagataaatgtcgacagataaatgtcgatagataaatgtggatagataaatgtcgatagataaatgtcgatagataaatgtggatagataaatgtggatagataaatgtggatagataaatgtcgatagataaatgtctcaagacaaatgtctcaagacaaatgtctctagataaatgtcgatagataaatgtggatagataaatgtggatagataaatgtggatagataaatgtggatagataaatgtggatagataaatgtcgacagataaatgtggatagataaatgtagatagataaatgtcgacagataaatgtcgatagataaatgtggatagataaatgtggatagataaatgtcgatagataaatgtcgatagataaatgtctatagataaatgtctcaagacaaatgtctctagataaatgtcgatagataaatgtggatagataaatgtggatagataaatgtctcaagacaaatgtctcaagacaaatgtctctagataaatgtggatagataaatgtggatagataaatgtggatagataaatgtggatagataaatgtcgattgataaatgtggatagataaatgtggatagataaatgtggatagataaatgtctctagataaatgtctctagataaatgtcgatagataaatgtcgacagataaatgtcgatagataaatgtggatagataaatgtcgatagacaaatgtctctagacaaatgtctctagataaatgtctctagataaatgtggatagataaatgtcgataaatgtggatagataaatgtggatagataaatgtggatagataaatgtggatagataaatgtcgacagataaatgtcgatagataaatgtggatagataaatgtggatagataaatgtggatagataaatgtggatagataaatgtggatagataaatgtcgacagataaatggcgatagataaatgtcgatagacaaatgtctctagacaaatgtctctagataaatgtcgatagataaatgtggatagataattgttttgtttacttggcaatttttcaaatagctttaaaaatcggtaatttaaagaaaaattgtcaagagaacaatcaacattttatttatacaaatttaaagccaagctttagaacttggtacacttttacatttcagtactttttgtgctagcataaattcaacataggagaacttggctctttttttaacagtaatgtttttgttctgATATATGTTTCTAGATGATAGTTTCctcaaatcagtcaaatttcattgtgagtttgattgatataaaatattttgtcaagTCAAGATTTTATTCTACTCAAGTGAATGCtaaagttgagaaaaatcttaacttgagtaACGAACTTAGGTCGAATGAATTTCGCCCTAAAAGTTCAACACAAACAGTTTAAAAGTCCTACAACAAAAACTTGTGGGAATTACCTcaccttttttcttgaaattgtgTAACAACCAtataaaaacaacttaaaatcagtTTGGTTTCGGAGCGTTTTCGTAAAAATAAATTGGCTTTACTTTGCTTAGTTATCACTTTGCTTAATTATCGTAAAGGGCGGTTTTTTAATCTATTTGCTGACAATTATTTAGAGGAATCAGAAACGGAAAAGTCGATACAATTGTACCGAATGATTTTGGGtctgaaataaattcaatacaaatgaGTGTAATGGGTTGAtgcttgttttttattttgtatcagaAATTTATAATGTCTTTATCAATGACAACACCAACTTTAAGTCGATAAAACCTTACTTTGAAATTCATcttgaaataaatttgatttaaattgaaCACAAGTTTGCAAAATTAATGCTCGATAAAGTACGACCACCGCGGGAGTTTCCTATACGTAGGTATGTATCGACTCACATGAGGTTCGTGACGTTCTTGTAACTATTGAATCTGTCGACGTAACGTATGCAACGGATTCTATCCATTAacctaattttatttaaaacgtttttttcataggaaacaaatttttatacaattatTGCTCCAATCTACaattatttgcatttttgaaacggttttaaatacatttgaaaaattttttatttatttataatatgacctttttattgaaataaatattttttgtaagcttttggCAATTTGTTAATATGTTCTTTCTTCgcaaaccaatttttttgtaagtattAAATTATGTATACTTatagcaaatttatttttttgtattaaaggcTTAATGAAGGAGATAGCCATCCCCGAAACGATTTGccgaaaatagaaaataaaaacaaattgactAAAAGCCTACAAAAAAGCTtacattttgaataatttaatttttcaatttgggaaaatatttattagaaCTTCATAAGATAAGAATCTTATGAAGTTGACGATATTAATTTCCCCAAAGTCTAATAAAACCTAAACACGACAAGATTAGAAGTTTAAGTTCTACACCTCAAAAGTAGAAAGTAGGggatagaattttgacaaaGTAAATTTTGTAGTTTCTCTTTCTTTGTTCTAAActgatatttgaaaaatcttaATTAAAGAGAGTCGACTGTAGTTTTGACACAAATAATAATGTTAATAGACAACAAGTTTTATGGTTATGCGTCCAAACTTACTTTCAGGATCCTTAAGTTTTGGTTCACCAGTAACATTCAGAAGGGCACCAAGTTTGAAAGAACCATTTTTTCCGCTTACAGCCAACCAAGTGCCACCTTCCCGGCCAGCTTGC
This DNA window, taken from Episyrphus balteatus chromosome 2, idEpiBalt1.1, whole genome shotgun sequence, encodes the following:
- the LOC129909256 gene encoding RRP12-like protein, producing MGKFRSKLKRHTKGKTWAKGQSATTNPEQMKHRLKAKSRFFQPNLSLAPPEPEPGKPTLTLEAVLKHEQRQLYANTDKEPTVNDVAGSLRSFSINDDDGDEDMSESQLGTFKTFKTFASNYSTCTNMSFKKLLSGFRASSELHKEMLAILTALTEIIKERGGTGTSTEYFILLMETIDASEEESDIIAGISLLGMGIKSVPVPVLRKRFSETAQSLLANLQRFLESSNQSILKYIIGCLSVLLRAQEYMTWTYSSTWQYIDAIISFTVHSKPKLRKAAQHAVTSIIRGSYFMLPPKPGTDDPEDKAPESLNRVKYHPAGTRVVRFCLNQFKPEVLINSQTTVLHTLALLKDTLAGFKTDDIRSICENLLSIMTAANVLVRTNCLQVFHTLFLSRTDNLNGSLCAKLLAAIYEYRPDRSDIRQTLAWLTVLKEGHIHLATLELHMCVNSLPRLVDICTTDLWMSDRSEIVTGVSNIIKEILQECVKPACVSQELAEQYRAPITKIIALISKVLSSPFGDVAKYVILTFSIVFDICGEFFSKELMAPLATLANRYDTQSSLRIHIEHSIISAIKSMGPEAVLKTVPLTNAKGEVLLEKSWLLPLLREGATGATFKFFKDVILPLALDCNNKWNQYTQEKNVSLSHTYELLCCQLWGLLPGFCRSPKDPENFRLVAPTLGNALDNNPEFRAPIFDGLSELIACEDATIREVLGKYSKNFLPRLFNVYTQKANGTYEQDLRKKALEVIKAYVTITPESVSKELFENAKSQLTSTATGTFENDSIFDINCALVLYQSEDVIKTFFETFIVPVLKKEKSKIVAKDEQKLKKQQRKTYELLRDILTSDISQCKKFSKKNVVALQKLLLEAFATSCSVCQAARLKCLKILIENRKTLTVNDKIVIKTIPEAIVSYREFSTRKENISEEIIKLVGNLYQEADKLNDFIDILMAGFAGDETIVTNTILAFRSVVQNLGKHLTINTLEFIMDQVLVFLVQKSRPQAEAAVAFLITLIKVMPTPLIANHLENIMRALSAMVSDTKRYCRIQIGYLLKKLCKRFTADELIKCVPGDDELTHRRLKKIRKQMRRELRQKHEEDTKGDNDDSDEEFIPGLEKKSVTIDDILEDSDSDLPEEMNSDDEMDNGKSKKKSKKQQETYIREDPEDIVDLADIKSIGNVLTNKPSTSAAAATSTKKKQTEKNRGFKTADDGRLIISDKFVGSDSGDGSSDSDDDDDEDGPKKTTKRGMEDDSSDEEETQAAAPSRKRKAVDSMSMKSGRTGTSRYTAGGKGIHRPVAASVKSGHTGYSVQTTASMYSTKKAQGDMKKKGKLDPYAYIPLSRNVLNKRKRAKHAGTFSGIVKGARKGASKGVKSRIQKKYKK
- the LOC129909257 gene encoding transport and Golgi organization protein 2 isoform X2, which codes for MCVIFFYVNSNPEPNGIKLIVVSNRDEFYSRETLHADRWQKFPHVFGGIDLQAGREGGTWLAVSGKNGSFKLGALLNVTGEPKLKDPESRGMIVSDFVSGDLSTQEYNRQILADAEKYNAFNFVSIEINKTSSSIMLSSNAPKDLKTYKESECYGFGNSPGDSPFQKVIAGRKQFEEILQEYLKSNKENKTSQNDLVSKCFDLLKNETKHWPDAELAGRAPNWGNYLSAINVKIPDAGYGSRTHSVIIIDSADKMHFYEETMESDDPNGKWHSKCFVEQFFKNENGNSKI
- the LOC129909257 gene encoding transport and Golgi organization protein 2 isoform X1; this encodes MCVIFFYVNSNPEPNGIKLIVVSNRDEFYSRETLHADRWQKFPHVFGGIDLQAGREGGTWLAVSGKNGSFKLGALLNVTGEPKLKDPETPPTTNLLLGRGMIVSDFVSGDLSTQEYNRQILADAEKYNAFNFVSIEINKTSSSIMLSSNAPKDLKTYKESECYGFGNSPGDSPFQKVIAGRKQFEEILQEYLKSNKENKTSQNDLVSKCFDLLKNETKHWPDAELAGRAPNWGNYLSAINVKIPDAGYGSRTHSVIIIDSADKMHFYEETMESDDPNGKWHSKCFVEQFFKNENGNSKI